From one Xiphophorus hellerii strain 12219 chromosome 18, Xiphophorus_hellerii-4.1, whole genome shotgun sequence genomic stretch:
- the pcp4b gene encoding calmodulin regulator protein PCP4 — MLQRQGSGPAAGNNKTSGGKEESKGEIPEDFDIDMEAPETEKAAVTIQSQFRKFQKKKRDEKS; from the exons ATGTTGCAGCGACAAGGATCCGGGCCTGCTGCTGGCAACAACAAGACCTCTGGGggaaaag AAGAGTCCAAGGGAGAGATCCCAGAGGATTTTGACATTGATATGGAGGCCCCAGAGACCGAAAAGGCAGCGGTCACCATCCAGTCCCAGTTCAGGAAGTTCCAGAAGAAGAAGCGTGATGAGAAGTCCTAG